In the Hordeum vulgare subsp. vulgare chromosome 7H, MorexV3_pseudomolecules_assembly, whole genome shotgun sequence genome, one interval contains:
- the LOC123409514 gene encoding pyrophosphate-energized vacuolar membrane proton pump-like, translated as MAILGELGTEILIPVCGVIGIVFAVAQWFIFSKVKVTPSTASAAAGAKNGYGDYLIEEEEEGLNDHNVVIKCAEIQTAICEGSDGVAATGSYGSPFGLLTWGQAWQQFMHSDTCHGIGITTLKEEVKLLGTWLQGDRALTFCHILARNTVRAKPAQLAFGTQSGPSQPNSPSGYGLGGSSMALFGRVGGGIYTKAADVGADLVGKVERNIPEDDPRNPAVISDNVDGNVGDIAGMGSDLFGSYAKSSCAALVVASISSFGINHDFTAMCYPLLVSSAGIIVCLLTTLFATDFFEIKAANEIEPALKKQLIISTALMTVGVAVISWLALPAKFTIFKFGAQKEVSNWGLFFCVAVGLWDGLIIGFVTEYYTSNAYSPVQDVADSCRTGAATNVIFGLALGYKCVIIPIFAIAVSIYVSFSIAAMYDIAMASLGMLSTMATGLAIDAYGPISDNAGGIAEMAGMSHRIHERTDALDAAGATFARWMAVERNSSRTSICCSTARFTPKRRSSSRRLQERRGLQEIIRFASKGTIVASRAAG; from the exons ATGGCGATCCTCGGGGAGCTCGGGACGGAGATCCTCATCCCTGTCTGCGGGGTCATCGGCATCGTCTTCGCCGTCGCGCAGTGGTTCATCTTCTCCAAGGTCAAGGTCACCCCCAGCACCgcatccgccgccgccggcgccaaGAACGGCTACGGTGACTACctcatcgaggaggaggaggagggcctcaACGACCACAACGTCGTCATCAAGTGCGCCGAGATCCAGACCGCCATCTGTGAAG GCTCCGACGGTGTAGCGGCAACAGGCTCCTACGGCTCTCCCTTTGGGCTGCTTACTTGGGGGCAGGCCTGGCAGCAGTTTATGCACTCGGATACCTGTCACGGCATCGGGATAACAACATTGAAA GAAGAGGTCAAGCTGTTGGGGACGTGGCTGCAGGGCGACCGTGCCCTCACCTTCTGCCACATCCTAGCCCGCAACACCGTCAGGGCCAAGCCAGCCCAACTCGCCTTCGGTACACAGTCAGGGCCAAGCCAGCCCAACTCGCCTTCAGGTTATGGTCTTGGTGGGTCTTCCATGGCTCTATTCGGAAGAGTTGGTGGAGGTATCTACACTAAGGCTGCTGACGTGGGTGCTGACCTTGTTGGCAAAGTTGAGAGGAACATTCCTGAAGATGACCCAAGGAACCCAGCT GTGATTTCTGATAACGtcgatggaaatgttggtgatatTGCTGGAATGGGATCAGATCTCTTTGGTTCATATGCAAAGTCTTCCTgcgctgctcttgttgttgcttcCATCTCATCTTTTGGAATCAACCATGATTTCACTGCGATGTGCTACCCACTGCTCGTGAGCTCTGCAGGCATCATTGTTTGCTTGCTCACCACACTCTTTGCAACTGATTTCTTTGAGATTAAGGCTGCAAACGAAATTGAGCCTGCTCTGAAGAAGCAGCTCATCATCTCCACTGCTCTAATGACTGTTGGTGTTGCGGTCATCAGCTGGTTGGCTCTTCCAGCTAAGTTCACCATCTTCAAATTCGGTGCTCAGAAGGAAGTGTCCAATTG GGGCCTTTTCTTCTGCGTGGCAGTTGGTCTATGGGATGGTCTGATTATTGGATTTGTGACTGAATACTACACTAGCAACGCCTACAG CCCTGTGCAAGATGTTGCCGATTCCTGCAGAACTGGTGCTGCCACCAACGTCATCTTCGGTCTTGCTCTGGGGTACAAGTGTGTTATCATCCCAATTTTCGCTATTGCTGTCAGCATCTACGTCAGCTTCTCCATTGCTGCAATGTACGACATTGCAATGGCTTCTCTTGGCATGCTAAGCACAATGGCAACTGGTCTTGCCATTGATGCTTATGGTCCCATTAGTGACAATGCTGGTGGAATTGCTGAGATGGCTGGCATGAGCCACAGAATCCATGAGAGGACTGATGCTCTTGATGCTGCTGGCGCCACATTTGCCCGGTGGATGGCTGTGGAAAGAAATTCTTCACGCACAAGCATCTGCTGCAGCACTGCGAGGTTCACACCTAAACGACGAAGCAGTTCAAGAAGGCTACAGGAGAGGAGAGGACTCCAAGAGATCATCCGATTCGCGTCGAAGGGTACAATTGTGGCATCGAGGGCTGCTGGATGA